A segment of the Sphingomonas cannabina genome:
CCGCGGAGCCGGTGTCGGTGGCGAAGCGCTTGGCCATCGCGGCGAAGCGGGTCTTGTCGGGCGCGTTCGCGGTCACCTTCGCCGCCGCAGTATAGAGCAGGCAGCGGGCCGCCTGCAGCTCGGTATCCATGTCGGCGAGCATGAACTGGGTGTTCTGGAAATCGGCGACCGGCCGGCCGAACTGCTGACGGTCCTTGGTGTAGCGAATCGCCTCGTCGAGGCAGCGCTGCGCGCCGCCCAGCGAGCAGGCGCCGATGTTGAGCCGGCCGCCGTCCAGCCCCATCATCGCGATGCGGAAGCCCTCGCCCTCGCCGCCGACCAGATTCTCGACCGGTACGCGCACGCCGTCGAACATTACCTGCGCGGTCGGCTGCGAATGCCAGCCCAATTTGCGCTCCTGCGCGCCGAAGCTGACGCCCGCCATGTCCTTCTCGATGACGAGGCAGGAGATGCCCTTCGGCCCCTCCTCGCCGGTGCGGACCATGACGACATAGATCTCGTTCTCGCCGCCGCCGGAGATGAACTGCTTGGAGCCGGTGACGACATAATGATCGCCGTCGCGGACCGCGCGCGTCTTGAGCGCCGCCGCGTCGGAGCCGGACGACGGCTCGGTCAGGCAGTAGCTGGCGAGCCGGTCCATGGTGACCAGGTTGGGCAGATACTTGTCCTTGACCACCTGGCTGCCGAACCGGTCGATCATCCACGACGCCATGTTGTGGATCGAGATGAACG
Coding sequences within it:
- a CDS encoding acyl-CoA dehydrogenase family protein, with translation MTDQFDLTDDQREIQELARRFTADRITPFAAEWDEKHIFPRDTIKAAAELGFASIYVSEESGGINLGRLEAALIMEAMAYGCPSTSAFISIHNMASWMIDRFGSQVVKDKYLPNLVTMDRLASYCLTEPSSGSDAAALKTRAVRDGDHYVVTGSKQFISGGGENEIYVVMVRTGEEGPKGISCLVIEKDMAGVSFGAQERKLGWHSQPTAQVMFDGVRVPVENLVGGEGEGFRIAMMGLDGGRLNIGACSLGGAQRCLDEAIRYTKDRQQFGRPVADFQNTQFMLADMDTELQAARCLLYTAAAKVTANAPDKTRFAAMAKRFATDTGSAVVDRALQLHGGYGYLMDYPIERFWRDLRVHSILEGTNQVMRMIVGRELTRQ